Proteins co-encoded in one Kocuria flava genomic window:
- a CDS encoding nitric-oxide reductase large subunit: MAEMTSSSLRGPADSPVAKGWVQGVALVMVFGFFIMGFLAFRTYTDSMPQPERVVDETGQVVFTGEDITEGQQIFLRRGLQEYGSIVGHGGYLGPDYTADYLRRSATYILEELEASGVQDPQGTLTEMLRSNRYDEATGTLQLTDLQVAAFEELQTHYGDFFGAPDTRHGLVPNAITDPADIHDLTAFFAWTGWAAAAERPGHDYSYTNNWPPEPLVANGPTADILVWSGLSLTALLVGIGALFAVYGRWSQRLGWHANEAPALAFKQPGEVEVTPAQRATVWFFFIVALMFLAQALLGGAIQHYRSDLTSFFGFDLAQLLPFNLARTWHVQLSLLWTAASFLAAGIFLAPYISGREPKRQHWLAYGLLGALAVVVAGTILGSALSVFGVEWAEGSPLWDQQWEYLDLPKVWQGLLVVGLFLWIAILYRGIRARLKTEHRTNMPWLFFFAGLAIPAFYAVGMLAGTETHLTVADYWRFWVVHLWVEDFLELFTTVMVAYIFVMLGVVRRPIAIAIIFLDVILYSVGGVLGTMHHLYFSGTPVEHMALGAFFSALEVIPLTFLTVEAWTFLQLGSRQESRSSAPFPHRWAVMFLVAVGFWNFLGAGVFGFLINLPVVSYYQIGTALTANHAHGAMMGVYGMMAVGLALFALRYLIPPERWPDRLAKISFWSLNLGLAWMVFATLLPLGVVQLWHSVNDGYYEARTLQYLTNPGNAALEWIRLPGDLVFIVGGVLPFLWITWLGLRHGIRPTTQIVPVEALFVEEQPVNATPGIGPADGPLPPSRYRSDRIRDGQPPEDPGRTGGAP; the protein is encoded by the coding sequence ATGGCTGAGATGACGTCTTCGAGCCTGCGTGGTCCGGCCGACTCGCCAGTGGCCAAGGGATGGGTTCAGGGTGTGGCCCTGGTCATGGTCTTCGGCTTCTTCATCATGGGTTTCCTGGCTTTCCGGACCTACACGGATTCGATGCCTCAACCCGAACGTGTCGTGGACGAGACGGGCCAGGTCGTCTTCACCGGCGAGGACATCACCGAGGGCCAACAGATCTTCCTGCGCCGCGGCCTGCAGGAGTACGGGTCGATCGTCGGCCACGGTGGCTACCTCGGCCCGGACTACACCGCCGACTACCTGCGCCGGTCGGCGACCTACATCCTGGAGGAGCTCGAGGCCTCGGGGGTGCAGGACCCGCAGGGCACGCTGACCGAGATGCTGCGGAGCAACCGCTACGACGAGGCCACCGGCACCCTGCAGCTCACCGACCTGCAGGTGGCGGCCTTCGAGGAGCTCCAGACCCATTACGGGGACTTCTTCGGCGCACCCGACACCCGCCACGGACTGGTCCCGAACGCGATCACCGATCCGGCCGACATCCATGACCTGACCGCCTTTTTCGCCTGGACCGGGTGGGCGGCCGCGGCTGAGCGGCCCGGGCACGACTACTCCTACACCAACAACTGGCCGCCCGAGCCGCTGGTGGCCAACGGGCCCACCGCGGACATCCTCGTGTGGAGCGGGCTGTCCCTGACCGCGCTGCTGGTGGGCATCGGCGCGCTGTTCGCCGTCTACGGGCGGTGGAGCCAGCGACTGGGCTGGCACGCCAACGAGGCCCCGGCCCTGGCATTCAAACAACCCGGCGAGGTCGAGGTCACCCCCGCACAGCGGGCCACGGTGTGGTTCTTCTTCATCGTCGCTCTGATGTTCCTCGCTCAGGCGCTGCTGGGCGGAGCGATCCAGCACTACCGGTCGGATTTGACCAGCTTCTTCGGTTTCGACCTCGCCCAGCTGCTGCCCTTCAACCTGGCCCGCACCTGGCACGTGCAGCTGTCCCTGTTGTGGACCGCCGCCTCCTTCCTGGCCGCCGGGATCTTCCTGGCCCCCTACATCTCCGGGCGGGAACCGAAGCGCCAGCACTGGCTGGCCTACGGGTTGCTCGGCGCTCTGGCCGTCGTGGTGGCCGGCACGATCCTCGGCTCGGCACTGAGTGTCTTCGGCGTCGAGTGGGCCGAGGGCTCACCGTTGTGGGACCAGCAGTGGGAATACCTGGATCTGCCCAAAGTCTGGCAGGGCCTGCTCGTGGTGGGGCTGTTCCTGTGGATCGCCATCCTCTACCGCGGCATCCGCGCCCGGCTCAAGACCGAGCACCGCACCAACATGCCGTGGCTGTTCTTCTTCGCCGGGCTGGCGATCCCGGCCTTCTACGCCGTCGGGATGCTCGCCGGCACCGAGACGCATCTGACCGTGGCCGACTATTGGCGGTTCTGGGTCGTGCACCTGTGGGTCGAGGACTTCCTCGAGCTGTTCACCACTGTCATGGTCGCCTACATCTTCGTGATGCTCGGGGTCGTGCGGCGTCCGATTGCCATCGCCATCATCTTCCTCGATGTCATCCTGTACTCGGTGGGTGGGGTGCTGGGCACCATGCACCACCTGTACTTCTCCGGCACCCCGGTGGAGCACATGGCTCTGGGCGCGTTCTTCTCCGCACTGGAGGTCATCCCGCTCACCTTCCTCACCGTCGAGGCCTGGACCTTCCTGCAACTGGGCTCCCGTCAGGAATCCCGGTCCTCGGCACCCTTTCCACACCGGTGGGCCGTGATGTTCCTCGTGGCCGTGGGATTCTGGAACTTCCTCGGCGCCGGCGTCTTCGGCTTCCTGATCAACCTGCCGGTGGTCTCCTACTACCAGATCGGCACGGCCCTGACCGCCAACCACGCCCACGGGGCGATGATGGGCGTCTACGGCATGATGGCCGTGGGCCTGGCCCTGTTCGCCCTGCGCTACCTGATCCCGCCCGAGCGGTGGCCGGACCGGCTGGCGAAGATCTCGTTCTGGTCCCTCAACCTGGGTTTGGCGTGGATGGTCTTCGCCACCCTCCTACCCCTGGGCGTGGTGCAGCTGTGGCACTCCGTCAACGACGGCTACTACGAAGCCCGCACCCTGCAATACCTCACCAATCCCGGCAACGCCGCCCTGGAGTGGATCCGACTGCCCGGGGACCTCGTCTTCATCGTTGGCGGGGTGCTGCCGTTCCTGTGGATCACCTGGTTGGGCCTGCGGCACGGGATCCGGCCCACCACCCAGATCGTCCCCGTCGAGGCGCTGTTCGTGGAGGAACAGCCCGTGAACGCCACACCCGGCATCGGACCAGCCGACGGCCCGCTGCCCCCGTCCCGGTACCGATCCGACCGGATCCGGGATGGCCAGCCCCCGGAGGATCCGGGGCGAACCGGAGGAGCCCCGTGA
- a CDS encoding Crp/Fnr family transcriptional regulator — protein sequence MPLFDGLTMAEIFDLEAQVQARGYRAGEFIYRYGENATSLFVVASGTAKLIRPSVHGQEVMLNILGPGEGCGTLGILGQAVYPDSAVALTDACALEIPARAFQEAMGRQPRLVLAVLDEVLHRLDQAQETIRRLSADNVEQRVAAALLVLADKLGDAQGEKIALEVPLTRTDLAALTGMTPETVSRVMSRLRDDGIVDTGRRWTTILDRSRLSAVAEG from the coding sequence ATGCCTCTGTTCGACGGGTTGACGATGGCCGAGATCTTTGACCTGGAGGCGCAGGTGCAGGCGCGTGGCTACCGCGCCGGGGAGTTCATCTACCGATATGGCGAGAACGCCACCAGCCTGTTCGTCGTGGCTTCGGGTACGGCGAAGTTGATCCGTCCTTCGGTCCACGGCCAGGAAGTCATGCTCAACATTCTGGGGCCCGGCGAGGGGTGCGGGACACTGGGCATCTTGGGGCAGGCTGTGTACCCGGACAGCGCCGTGGCCTTGACTGATGCGTGTGCCCTGGAAATACCAGCCAGGGCTTTTCAGGAGGCCATGGGGCGCCAGCCACGGCTGGTTCTGGCCGTTCTCGATGAGGTACTTCACCGTTTGGACCAGGCCCAGGAGACCATTCGCCGGTTGTCGGCGGACAACGTCGAGCAACGTGTTGCTGCCGCGCTTTTGGTCTTGGCCGACAAGCTCGGTGATGCGCAGGGTGAGAAGATCGCCTTAGAGGTGCCCTTGACACGTACCGATCTGGCGGCTCTGACGGGAATGACCCCCGAGACGGTGAGCAGGGTGATGAGCCGTCTCCGTGATGATGGCATTGTCGACACCGGGCGTCGCTGGACAACTATTCTCGATCGTTCACGCCTGTCAGCAGTGGCCGAGGGATAG
- a CDS encoding Crp/Fnr family transcriptional regulator — MRVLSRTPMFAGLVEEQLADIDRRMTSLSWAEGDALHVEGAPAEHLYLVAAGRAKAYRTAPNGQEVVVELLGPGDLFGGLRTLGQEAYAETVEALTTVCALRIGDDAFRQILGEHPEVGLRVLEDTTALLAQARADVTRQSTGTVAERLAAVLLRLAEKFGEPAREGGTLIELPLSRADLAGMTGSTPESVSRVMSRWRKDGVIDAGRRWTAVRDPRWLAEIAGAEA; from the coding sequence ATGCGGGTGCTGTCCCGGACACCGATGTTCGCCGGGCTGGTCGAGGAGCAGCTGGCCGACATCGACCGGAGGATGACCTCCCTGTCCTGGGCTGAGGGGGACGCGCTCCACGTCGAGGGCGCACCGGCTGAGCACCTCTACCTCGTGGCCGCGGGACGGGCCAAGGCTTACCGGACCGCCCCGAATGGGCAAGAGGTCGTGGTGGAGCTACTGGGGCCGGGAGACCTGTTCGGCGGGCTGCGCACCCTCGGCCAGGAAGCCTACGCCGAGACTGTCGAGGCTTTGACCACCGTGTGCGCCCTGCGGATCGGCGACGATGCGTTCCGCCAGATCCTCGGCGAGCACCCAGAGGTGGGGCTGCGGGTGCTCGAGGACACCACAGCGCTGCTCGCCCAGGCCCGCGCCGACGTCACCCGGCAGTCCACGGGCACCGTGGCCGAGCGACTGGCGGCGGTCCTGCTGCGCCTGGCGGAGAAGTTCGGGGAGCCCGCCCGCGAGGGCGGGACCTTGATCGAGCTGCCGCTGTCGCGGGCGGATCTGGCGGGGATGACCGGGTCGACTCCGGAGTCCGTCTCCCGGGTGATGAGCCGGTGGCGCAAGGACGGTGTCATCGACGCCGGCCGCCGCTGGACTGCCGTGCGTGACCCGCGCTGGCTGGCGGAGATCGCCGGAGCGGAGGCCTGA
- a CDS encoding heavy-metal-associated domain-containing protein: protein MTTTTATTTHTVLRAEGFSCPSCVAKIEKRVGRLKGVDAVKVHFASARIEVDHDPAHVSVEDIVAAVAKAGYTARPAAF from the coding sequence ATGACCACCACCACAGCCACCACCACTCACACGGTCCTGCGCGCCGAGGGCTTCTCCTGCCCCTCCTGCGTGGCCAAGATCGAGAAGCGCGTCGGGCGTCTGAAGGGCGTCGACGCGGTGAAGGTCCACTTCGCTTCGGCCCGCATCGAGGTCGACCACGACCCTGCCCACGTGAGTGTGGAGGACATCGTCGCCGCTGTTGCCAAGGCCGGCTACACCGCCCGCCCCGCCGCCTTCTGA
- a CDS encoding heavy metal translocating P-type ATPase, whose translation MNRVQRWIYGRWAIPAVAGVLILASFVASEVVGSVLWADGLMLAAAVVAGNQIVVKAVRAMVARMVGIDLLVAVAAIGAVIIGNYWEAAAVTFLFAVGHALESATLNKTRSALAELVAVAPDTAVVLRDGEQVEVPAADVVMGEIVLVKNGAKVPVDGQVVAGTGAVDEASITGESIPVEKAKSDQVFAGTVSRGGFLQVLATGIGADTTLARIIHRVEEAQDAKAATQAFIDRFSTWYTPAIMVLALVAGLITGDVVLALTLLVIGCPGALVISIPVAIVAGIGRAARNGILIKGGEFLETSAKITAVAVDKTGTLTEGRPQLTDVVVLDPALDRAGVLGWAAAAEVGSEHPLARPILDAAAAEGVGASVVPEAVDPVPGKGIVSTTDGVRVLIGNAALLEQYGITDPKAAAAAQKLAAAGRTPMIVAVDNAVIGVIAVADQVRSDAAEMVSRLHEAGVEKVVMLTGDAPLVAQAIGHVTGVDEVRAGLLPEDKLEAVAALQREGHVVAMVGDGVNDAPALATADIGAAMGAAGSAVAVETADIALMGDNLLKLPEAIGLAKRTVTVMHQNITVALITVVLLLAGVFAGGVTMSIGMLVHEASVLIVIANAMRLLRRAQDTTPATGTTPAAPATDRVTSRS comes from the coding sequence ATGAACAGGGTGCAGAGGTGGATTTACGGCCGGTGGGCGATCCCCGCGGTTGCGGGGGTGCTGATCCTCGCCTCGTTCGTCGCCTCCGAGGTCGTCGGCTCGGTCCTGTGGGCGGATGGGCTCATGCTCGCCGCCGCCGTCGTCGCCGGCAATCAGATCGTGGTCAAGGCCGTCCGGGCGATGGTCGCCCGCATGGTCGGGATCGACCTGCTGGTGGCGGTCGCCGCCATCGGGGCGGTCATCATCGGCAACTACTGGGAGGCCGCCGCGGTGACCTTTCTCTTCGCTGTCGGCCACGCCCTCGAATCCGCCACCCTGAACAAGACCCGCTCGGCGCTGGCCGAGCTCGTCGCGGTCGCCCCGGACACCGCCGTGGTCCTGCGTGACGGGGAACAGGTGGAGGTTCCGGCCGCGGATGTGGTGATGGGTGAGATCGTGCTGGTCAAGAACGGGGCCAAGGTCCCCGTCGACGGCCAGGTCGTGGCCGGCACCGGTGCCGTGGACGAGGCCTCCATCACCGGGGAGTCCATCCCGGTGGAGAAGGCCAAGAGCGACCAGGTCTTCGCCGGGACCGTCTCCCGCGGCGGGTTCCTGCAGGTGCTGGCCACCGGCATTGGCGCCGATACCACCTTGGCCCGGATCATCCACCGGGTGGAGGAGGCCCAGGACGCCAAGGCGGCCACCCAGGCGTTCATCGACCGGTTCTCCACCTGGTACACCCCGGCGATCATGGTCCTGGCCCTGGTGGCCGGGTTGATCACCGGGGACGTGGTGCTCGCCCTGACCCTGCTGGTCATCGGTTGCCCCGGAGCCCTGGTGATCTCCATCCCGGTCGCCATCGTGGCTGGCATCGGCCGCGCGGCCCGCAACGGCATCCTGATCAAGGGCGGGGAGTTCCTGGAGACCTCCGCGAAGATCACCGCCGTCGCCGTCGACAAGACCGGCACGCTCACCGAGGGCCGCCCGCAGCTGACCGACGTGGTCGTGCTGGACCCGGCGCTGGACCGCGCGGGCGTGCTGGGCTGGGCCGCGGCCGCGGAGGTCGGCTCCGAGCACCCCCTGGCCCGCCCGATCCTCGACGCCGCTGCGGCCGAGGGCGTGGGCGCCTCCGTGGTCCCCGAGGCGGTCGACCCAGTCCCGGGCAAGGGCATTGTGTCGACCACTGACGGGGTGCGGGTGCTGATTGGCAACGCCGCGTTGCTGGAGCAGTACGGCATCACCGACCCGAAGGCTGCAGCTGCGGCCCAGAAGCTCGCCGCGGCTGGGCGGACACCCATGATCGTGGCCGTCGACAATGCCGTGATCGGTGTCATCGCCGTGGCCGACCAGGTCCGCTCCGACGCGGCCGAGATGGTGTCCCGGCTCCACGAGGCCGGGGTGGAGAAGGTCGTCATGCTCACCGGTGACGCCCCGCTGGTGGCCCAGGCCATCGGCCACGTCACCGGCGTCGACGAGGTGCGTGCCGGGCTGCTGCCCGAGGACAAGCTCGAGGCGGTGGCGGCGCTGCAGCGGGAGGGCCACGTGGTGGCCATGGTCGGTGACGGCGTCAATGACGCCCCCGCCCTGGCCACCGCGGACATCGGCGCGGCCATGGGCGCGGCCGGCTCGGCCGTGGCCGTGGAGACCGCCGACATCGCGCTGATGGGCGACAACCTGCTGAAGCTGCCCGAAGCGATCGGGCTGGCCAAGCGCACCGTGACCGTGATGCATCAGAACATCACCGTCGCCCTGATCACCGTGGTGCTGCTGCTGGCCGGGGTCTTCGCCGGCGGGGTCACGATGTCGATCGGGATGCTCGTCCACGAGGCCTCCGTGCTGATCGTGATCGCCAACGCCATGCGGCTGCTGCGCCGTGCCCAGGACACCACCCCCGCGACGGGCACCACACCGGCCGCCCCGGCCACAGACCGGGTGACATCCCGGTCCTAG
- a CDS encoding cupin domain-containing protein, whose amino-acid sequence MSAQEHFTIEGNIEHFTIADIAGSNPDFRRVLWTGQHAQIVVMTIPAGGEIGEEVHEHTDQILTFVAGTGEADLNGHTHPIEAGDQCAVPAGVRHNFRNTGDEPLVLYTVYSPPEHAAEAAYATKEEADAAEAAGRDESPTG is encoded by the coding sequence ATGAGCGCGCAAGAGCACTTCACCATCGAGGGCAACATTGAGCACTTCACCATCGCCGACATCGCTGGCAGCAACCCCGACTTCCGCCGGGTGCTGTGGACCGGCCAACACGCTCAGATCGTTGTCATGACCATCCCTGCCGGTGGTGAGATCGGTGAGGAGGTTCACGAGCACACCGATCAGATCCTCACCTTCGTCGCCGGCACCGGGGAAGCCGACCTGAACGGGCACACGCATCCGATCGAGGCCGGTGACCAGTGCGCGGTCCCGGCCGGGGTCCGGCACAACTTCCGCAACACCGGGGATGAGCCCCTGGTGCTCTACACCGTCTACAGCCCGCCCGAGCACGCCGCCGAGGCCGCCTACGCCACCAAGGAGGAGGCGGACGCGGCCGAGGCCGCCGGCCGGGACGAATCCCCAACCGGTTGA
- a CDS encoding NADP-dependent oxidoreductase, with product MSMVYVFTDFGGPETQQLLDRPAPQPGPGELAVEVRAAGVNPVDWKIRSGVLGRDRELPAPMGREVSGVVTDLGEGVEGFAVGDEVLGPVAPGHGGFAEHTLVRAAEAVAKPEEISFADAATIPVAAATAYDATHQFELEPGQRLLILGAGGGVGLMAAQIGRVHQFTVIGVASQSKHKIVECTGATFVPSGEGVADRVREVAPEGVDLIVDLVGGEALGEVAGLVTDRARIISAADATTATELGGAALERTEEAMEKITEVIEYGLVDPHVTACYPLAEAGRAIAEVEAGHATGKIVIEPTPVC from the coding sequence ATGTCCATGGTCTACGTGTTCACCGATTTCGGCGGTCCTGAGACCCAACAGCTCCTCGATCGGCCCGCCCCGCAGCCTGGCCCGGGCGAGCTGGCCGTGGAGGTTCGGGCCGCCGGGGTGAATCCTGTCGACTGGAAGATCCGCTCCGGGGTACTGGGGCGGGACCGGGAGTTGCCGGCCCCGATGGGCCGGGAGGTCTCCGGCGTCGTGACCGATCTAGGGGAAGGCGTGGAGGGTTTCGCGGTCGGCGACGAGGTCCTCGGCCCCGTCGCTCCGGGTCACGGCGGGTTCGCCGAGCACACCCTCGTGCGGGCGGCCGAGGCGGTCGCCAAGCCCGAGGAGATCTCCTTCGCCGACGCCGCCACCATCCCGGTGGCTGCGGCCACCGCCTATGACGCCACCCACCAGTTCGAACTCGAACCCGGCCAGAGATTGCTGATTCTCGGCGCTGGCGGCGGGGTGGGACTGATGGCCGCCCAGATTGGGCGCGTCCACCAGTTCACCGTCATCGGCGTCGCCAGCCAGTCCAAGCACAAGATCGTCGAATGCACCGGGGCGACCTTCGTCCCCTCCGGGGAAGGAGTGGCTGACCGCGTCCGCGAGGTCGCCCCCGAGGGGGTGGACCTTATCGTCGACCTCGTCGGGGGTGAGGCCCTGGGCGAGGTCGCCGGCCTGGTTACCGATCGGGCCAGGATCATCTCGGCGGCCGACGCCACGACCGCCACAGAACTGGGCGGGGCGGCACTGGAACGCACCGAGGAGGCGATGGAAAAGATCACCGAGGTCATCGAATACGGACTCGTCGATCCCCACGTCACCGCCTGCTATCCCCTGGCAGAAGCAGGACGGGCGATCGCCGAGGTCGAGGCCGGTCACGCCACCGGCAAGATCGTCATCGAACCCACCCCCGTGTGCTGA
- a CDS encoding cytochrome P450, whose protein sequence is MAAYDELRSRCPVARDASGAWTLFTHADVTAAALGHESFSNAVSRHLQVPNGLDGPTHTAFRALVERFFTPERMSALEPVVQRVATDLVGQLEVPGPIDAVAVGSRFAVRAQTAWLGWPAGLEEDLMQWMQDNHAATRSRDRSRTTEVAQRFDAIIRSLTDVRREAGDGAPDDVTTELMRAQVDGRELSDDEIVSILRNWTGGDLGSMALCTGVVLTYLADQPELQARLRSGVSDREFDAILDEILRIDDPFVANRRITTEPVTVGGRELAAGDRVLLNWTAANRDPRIFADPDAFDPVGNAPYNLVYGIGKHVCPGRPLATLELRVLTRAALAATAVIEPDPDRPRERELPPVGGFATAPLRLR, encoded by the coding sequence GTGGCCGCCTACGACGAGCTGCGCTCACGCTGTCCCGTGGCCCGCGATGCCAGTGGTGCTTGGACGTTGTTCACCCACGCTGACGTCACCGCCGCCGCGCTGGGCCACGAGAGCTTCTCCAACGCGGTCTCCCGTCACCTCCAGGTGCCCAACGGTCTTGACGGTCCTACCCACACGGCCTTCCGCGCCCTCGTGGAGCGGTTCTTCACCCCTGAGCGGATGAGCGCCCTGGAGCCGGTGGTGCAGCGGGTCGCCACCGACCTGGTGGGCCAGCTCGAGGTCCCCGGCCCGATCGACGCCGTGGCGGTCGGCTCCCGCTTCGCGGTGCGGGCACAGACGGCCTGGCTGGGGTGGCCTGCAGGCCTGGAGGAGGATCTGATGCAGTGGATGCAGGACAACCATGCCGCCACCCGCTCCCGGGACCGTTCCCGCACCACTGAGGTCGCCCAGCGCTTCGACGCCATCATCCGATCCTTGACCGACGTCCGCCGCGAGGCCGGCGACGGTGCGCCCGATGACGTGACCACTGAGCTTATGCGTGCCCAGGTTGACGGGCGGGAGCTCAGCGACGATGAGATCGTCTCGATCCTGCGCAACTGGACCGGCGGTGACTTGGGGTCGATGGCGTTGTGCACCGGCGTGGTACTAACCTATCTGGCCGATCAACCCGAGTTGCAGGCCCGGCTGCGCTCGGGGGTGTCCGACCGGGAGTTCGACGCGATCCTCGACGAGATCCTGCGGATCGATGACCCGTTCGTCGCCAACCGCCGCATCACGACGGAACCCGTCACAGTCGGTGGTCGAGAGCTGGCCGCCGGCGACCGGGTGCTCCTGAACTGGACCGCCGCCAACCGCGATCCGCGGATCTTCGCTGACCCGGACGCGTTCGACCCGGTCGGCAACGCCCCGTACAACCTGGTGTACGGGATCGGCAAGCACGTGTGCCCCGGCAGGCCGCTGGCGACCCTCGAGCTGCGAGTACTGACCCGCGCCGCCCTGGCGGCGACGGCCGTGATCGAGCCCGATCCGGACCGGCCCCGGGAACGCGAGTTGCCGCCCGTGGGTGGGTTCGCCACCGCTCCGCTGCGCCTGCGGTGA
- a CDS encoding MFS transporter, with translation MSSTSPTSTSGTITPDLKAGQLRNLILATLASTIGFWAWTIVGPLSKRYAQQMELDATQTAVLVAMPILVGAVCRVPVGALTDRYGGRVMFTVILGLTAPLVLLTGIVGQLNNFGLLVAVAFFLGIAGTVFAIGIPFCSAWYESHRKGFATGVFGAGMVGTAVSAFFTPRLVAGIGYLGAHITIAVLVALTAVACWLLLRDSPVHAAKTPEPVLPKITHAFTLPVTWQLCFLYGVVFGAFVAFSNYLPTYLDNVYGFDATAAGTRTAGFALAAVIARPIGGILADKIGPRTVTLASFAGTAMLAMVVAFQPGQERVYGPTFLLMALFLGLGTGGVFGWVGRAAPAKDVGTIGGIIAAAGGLGGYFPPLVMGATYNPENNSYFVGLALLAGFAILSLLLALTVRNGGKIDERTHP, from the coding sequence ATGTCATCCACCTCCCCCACGAGCACTTCCGGCACCATCACCCCGGACCTCAAGGCCGGGCAGCTGCGCAACCTCATCCTCGCCACCCTCGCCTCCACGATCGGGTTCTGGGCCTGGACGATCGTGGGGCCGCTGTCGAAGCGCTATGCCCAGCAGATGGAACTCGACGCGACCCAGACCGCCGTGCTGGTGGCCATGCCGATCCTCGTCGGCGCCGTCTGTCGGGTACCCGTCGGCGCGCTCACCGACCGCTACGGCGGGCGGGTGATGTTCACCGTCATCCTGGGCCTCACCGCCCCGCTGGTGCTGCTCACCGGAATAGTGGGACAGCTGAACAACTTCGGGCTGCTCGTGGCCGTGGCGTTCTTCCTCGGCATCGCCGGCACTGTCTTCGCCATCGGCATCCCCTTCTGCTCAGCCTGGTACGAGTCCCACCGCAAAGGCTTCGCCACCGGTGTCTTCGGCGCCGGCATGGTCGGCACCGCCGTCTCAGCGTTCTTCACCCCCCGCCTGGTGGCCGGCATCGGCTACCTGGGCGCCCACATCACCATTGCCGTGCTCGTCGCCCTTACGGCGGTGGCCTGCTGGCTGCTGCTGCGCGACTCCCCGGTGCACGCCGCGAAGACACCCGAGCCGGTGCTGCCGAAGATCACCCACGCCTTCACCCTCCCGGTGACCTGGCAGCTGTGCTTCCTCTACGGGGTGGTCTTCGGCGCGTTCGTCGCCTTCTCCAACTACCTGCCGACCTACCTCGACAACGTCTACGGATTCGACGCCACCGCCGCCGGCACCCGCACCGCAGGCTTCGCCCTGGCCGCCGTCATCGCACGCCCGATCGGCGGGATCCTCGCCGACAAGATCGGCCCTAGGACCGTCACCCTGGCCTCCTTCGCCGGCACCGCCATGCTCGCCATGGTCGTGGCCTTCCAACCCGGTCAGGAACGCGTCTACGGCCCCACCTTCCTACTCATGGCCCTCTTCCTCGGCCTGGGCACCGGTGGAGTCTTCGGCTGGGTCGGCCGAGCCGCCCCGGCCAAGGACGTCGGCACCATCGGCGGCATCATCGCCGCCGCCGGCGGCCTGGGCGGATACTTCCCACCCTTGGTCATGGGCGCCACCTACAACCCCGAGAACAACAGCTACTTCGTGGGCCTGGCCCTGCTGGCCGGCTTCGCGATCCTGTCCTTGCTGCTCGCCCTCACCGTACGCAACGGCGGAAAGATCGACGAACGAACCCACCCCTGA
- the narI gene encoding respiratory nitrate reductase subunit gamma has translation MNPMAPALQNVDVGVSSILLWGVLPYVVLAIVIGGTIWRYKYDQFGWTTRSSQLYESRILRIASPLFHFGILAVLAGHIMGLFIPSSWTEAVGMTEGMYHFLALSIGTIAGVGTLLGIVLLVWRRRTTGPVFMATTKNDKFMYVMLLAALLTGLATTVISVLDHGVPDYRQTVSPWFRSIWIFQPDVAAMAAAGPSFKLHALWAMALFAIWPFTRLVHAFTAPVHYLFRPYIVYRSRDRGSSSHLAPVRRGWEPVGTQDRVRGTTKAPTGRSRAGRH, from the coding sequence ATGAACCCCATGGCCCCGGCCCTCCAGAACGTCGACGTGGGCGTGAGCAGCATCCTGCTGTGGGGCGTGCTCCCGTACGTGGTGCTGGCCATCGTCATCGGCGGCACCATCTGGCGGTACAAGTACGACCAGTTCGGCTGGACCACCCGTTCCTCCCAGCTCTACGAGTCCCGCATCCTGCGCATCGCCTCCCCGCTGTTCCACTTCGGGATCCTCGCGGTGCTGGCCGGACACATCATGGGCCTGTTCATCCCATCGTCCTGGACCGAGGCCGTGGGCATGACCGAGGGTATGTACCACTTCCTGGCCCTGAGCATTGGCACGATCGCCGGGGTCGGCACCCTGCTGGGCATCGTGCTGCTCGTGTGGCGCCGCCGCACCACCGGACCCGTGTTCATGGCCACCACCAAGAACGACAAGTTCATGTACGTCATGCTCCTGGCGGCCCTGCTCACCGGGCTGGCCACCACCGTCATCTCGGTACTCGACCACGGAGTCCCGGACTACCGGCAAACCGTATCTCCGTGGTTCCGCTCCATCTGGATCTTCCAGCCCGATGTGGCAGCCATGGCCGCGGCCGGGCCGTCCTTCAAGCTCCACGCGCTGTGGGCGATGGCCCTGTTCGCGATCTGGCCCTTCACCCGCCTGGTCCACGCCTTCACCGCCCCGGTGCACTACCTCTTCCGCCCCTACATCGTCTACCGCTCCCGCGACCGTGGCTCCTCGTCCCATCTCGCACCCGTGCGCCGGGGCTGGGAACCCGTGGGCACCCAGGACCGCGTCCGCGGTACCACGAAGGCACCCACGGGCCGCAGCCGCGCCGGCCGCCACTAA